Proteins encoded within one genomic window of Corvus moneduloides isolate bCorMon1 chromosome 20, bCorMon1.pri, whole genome shotgun sequence:
- the TSPOAP1 gene encoding peripheral-type benzodiazepine receptor-associated protein 1 isoform X7: MQEPERGAPSAAPGQSGAPAASARPDLDTREGAGGDTAGCQLSPGSQRDGAPQPQEEPSGTPRVPPPDPQRVHSAPELVRPLRAMDRTDRHPQSGADYGFLVSQNTKLLSALEDLRHRCSSLAEENSLLRRSCFPQTEEKVKHLKRKNAELAVIAKRLEERARKLQEANLKVVTAPVPLKGSSLELCKKAFARQRAKDLTEQASALLAKDKQIEALQQECRELQAKLLAGKDDPRCLNVIEFDRLLRESQREVLRLQRQIALKNFKECLRSSKMSSGSAMPSAAAHLGPTNSCLKGAPRPRGALGDPTLGGRAHREVEPGVQPLGPASEGHENSPPKNAVTNQESSKQIQQLEVELKKKRKKCENLEHEVRKKHKRCKELEIQLQEVQSENARLAEENLQLNEKAGWAGQVESENADLKLQVVLVTKERDSVIQTNQGLQTKLENLEQVLKHMRNVAERRQQLEVEHKEALLVLQEKQEEVRRLQQAQAEARREHEGAVQLLESTLDCMQARVKDLEDQCRSQTEQFSLLSQELQQFRLQTGKIDLLTSTLVTSELPLALCSSAPQPRWDKESAVPGLLPHQSTKKIHNEGSDELQLSQRGPDTTTGSPAAPTSTQKQSKKGESQSSSSKSESMQNSPKSCPTPEVDTASEMEELDVDSISLMPEPGSQGPAKLQVFLARYSYNPFDGPNENPEAELPLTAGEYIYIYGDMDEDGFFEGELMDGRRGLVPSNFVERVSDDDLMTFLPPELSDLTHSSYQEKSLVSASTSSGEKSEFSIEESSVSPLASRAEGDREEPVSHTAVPYPRKLTLIKQLARSIVVGWEPPLLPAGCPDIQSYNIYVDEELRQNVKSGLQTKAVIEKLDLHSRAYRVSVQTVTEHGSSDKLRCTFFVGQAFGVAPTMLKVRSVTATSAEVTWLPCNSNYSHGVYLNGQECDVTKPGVYWYTFRNLQPSTQYVAKLEARPMKTPWEEVPQGQEQDSAVIHFTTPLAGTPDAPLDVQVEAGPSPGILVISWLPVTIDAEGSSNGVRVTGYAVYADGQKVIEVTSPTAGSVLVDLSQLQMFQVCREVSVRTMSQYGESVDSVPAQISSVLLRSSHCTSPVCTTVPSRLARGGPRTSLPARSPQHTPALPLQQKIPAESSDAKRIDPSSSPVGSAWPLPEKASSPPHLPSPSASLVQAPGTSPQGSDTGGDKKCLSVPPQQAGTVLPGQGTEPGPSQEPGLPQPGEGTEVQLEQSATKAPELGSPTDSRGKLQTETCHMCSVEEAPKGPSADREREAEKHLSPEPPSSPSQAEGTQDPFQDGNTSGTSCQEFLRLSPGKEVMKEMSRVKREQEEKLSEMGRRQLTLFSEHNRSSDLSDILEEEEEEELSSEALEEKKWDQREPCSQENGEKMDLCDTDSDEEILERILELPLQNNHSKKLFSIPEVTEDEDEDEDVTEEKTDPQDSLETQTYHSGRTEKPPNSKEPFLKEDGNNTSMDVSAQTPQEEHGAKESRADADRANPAFGQLAWSQKKAHWNWGYQENDPKCGSGTSPSWSKKKGNNYREKTRSRPEISRKRQSDPAEHCSRLLGNCSQMGSGLYRAPSLREELNVVSSAGGKEGLDLYSRARQGTLRKKAPRAVGAGGAEPAVMAMHCPSPRSLEIDIEYDSEDDQDSTCASSPESRLWPERSQSCQGDWSDCSSQSEVAHPGGRRELTRLEMMEEQGMEWAGSPSQHLRFFCREKEALRCESSSEEQGWELDCKSPGWRRRLEHSSKGIRSTSLHKRASSHKDSRGPEPPCTAWQAPSRRRSKSVRRSQMQKPLLSSPGPPRSTAPESSGKDDGIRIFVALFDYDPVSMSPNPDAAEEELPFKEGQILKVCGDKDADGFYRGECAGREGYIPCNMVSEVPVESSELKQQLLKQGFLPADTESPGNGTFSPPPRRQTVPPPKPRRSKKGPSDVCLCTTARKWKESPSLCWC, encoded by the exons AGTGGGGCTGACTACGGCTTCCTCGTGAGCCAGAACACGAAGCTCCTGAGTGCGCTGGAGGACCTGCGGCAccgctgctccagcctggccgAGGAGAACAGCTTGCTG CGCAGGAGCTGCTTCCCCCAGACGGAGGAGAAGGTGAAGCACCTGAAGAGGAAGAACGCAGAGCTGGCGGTGATCGCCAAGCGCCTGGAGGAGAGAGCCCGGAAGCTCCAGGAGGCAAACCTCAAAGTG GTAACTGCTCCGGTGCCTCTGAAGGGCTCCAGCCTGGAACTGTGCAAAAAAGCATTTGCCCGCCAGCGTGCCAAGGACCTAACAGAGCAAGCCAGTGCTCTCCTGGCAAAAGACAAGCAGATTgaagctctgcagcaggaatgccGGGAACTGCAGGCTAAACTCTTGGCAGGGAAG GATGACCCTCGCTGCCTGAACGTCATCGAGTTCGACCGCCTGCTGCGGGAATCGCAGCGCGAGGTGCTGCGGCTCCAGAGGCAGATTGCGCTCAAGAATTTCAAGGAGTGTCTGCGTTCCTCCAAAATGAGCTCAGGCAGTGCCATGCCCAGTGCTGCCGCACATCTGGGACCGACAAATTCCTGCCTCAAAGGTGCACCTCGACCAAGGGGGGCCTTGGGAGACCCAACGCTGGGAGGGAGAGCTCACAGGGAG GTGGAACCAGGTGTGCAACCACTGGGACCTGCCTCTGAAGGACATGAAAATTCCCCTCCCAAAAATGCAGTGACAAACCAGGAGAGCAGCAAACAGATACAGCAGCTG GAAGTTGAACTCAAGAAAAAGCgcaaaaaatgtgaaaacctTGAGCATGAAGTGAGGAAAAAGCATAAAAGATGCAAAGAACTA GAGatccagctgcaggaggtgcAGAGTGAAAATGCACGACTGGCCGAAGAGAACTTGCAGCTGAATGAGAAGGCTGGGTGGGCAGGACAG GTTGAATCTGAGAATGCTGACCTGAAACTGCAGGTTGTTTTGGTGACTAAGGAACGGGATTCAGTAATTCAGACGAATCAAGGACTCCAAACCAAGCTGGAGAATCTAGAGCAGGTGCTGAAG CACATGAGAAATGTGGCTGAGcggaggcagcagctggaagtggaGCACAAGGAAGCACTGCTAGTcctgcaggagaagcaggaggaggtcCGGCGGTTGCAGCAG gcGCAGGCAGAGGCAAGAAGGGAACATGAGGGAGCGGTACAGCTTCTAGAG AGTACTTTGGATTGTATGCAG GCCCGGGTGAAGGATCTGGAAGACCAGTGTCGCAGTCAAACAGAGCAGTTCAGCCTCCTGTCGCAGGAACTCCAACAATTCCGGcttcaaacaggaaaaatcgACCTTCTCACCTCCACTCTGGTGACTTCGGAGCTGCCCCTTGCTCTGTGCAGCtccgccccgcagccccgctgGGACAAGG AATCAGCTGTTCCTGGGCTGCTCCCCCATCAGAGCACAAAGAAGATTCACAATGAAGGGAGTGATGAGCTGCAGCTGTCGCAGCGGGGGCCAGACACCACCACGggctccccagctgctcccaccagtACTCAGAAACAATCCAAGAAAGGGGAATCTCAGTCCAGCTCTTCAAAATCAGAATCCATGCAGAACAGCCCAAAATCCTGCCCAACTCCAGAG GTGGACACTGCAAGTGAAATGGAAGAACTGGATGTTGACAGCATCTCCCTCatgccagagccaggcagccAAGGCCCTGCAAAGCTCCAGGTGTTCTTAGCTCGATACAG ctaCAATCCTTTTGATGGACCTAATGAAAATCCAGAGGCAGAGCTTCCACTGACTGCTGGAGAATATATTTACATCTATGGAGACATGGATGAAGATGGCTTCTTTGAAG GGGAGCTGATGGATGGCCGGCGAGGGCTGGTCCCCTCCAATTTTGTTGAGCGAGTTTCAGATGATGACCTCATGACGTTTCTGCCTCCGGAGCTGAGTGATCTCACCCATAGCTCATACCAGGAGAAAAGTTTGGTCAGTGCAAGCACCAGCAGTGGAGAAAAGAGCGAGTTCTCCATTGAAGAGAGTAGCGTCAGTCCGTTGGCCAGTAGAGCAGAAGGAGACCGGGAGGAACCCGTTAGTCACACAGCAGTGCCTTACCCAAGAAAACTGACTCTGATCAAGCAGCTTGCCAGAAGCATAGTTGTAGGCTGGGAACCACCTCTTTTGCCAGCTGGCTGCCCAGACATACAAAGCTACAACATCTATGTGGATGAAGAGCTACGTCAGAACGTGAAGAGTGGCCTTCAGACCAAAGCAGTGATAGAAAAGCTGGATTTACACAGCAGGGCTTACCGTGTGTCCGTGCAGACGGTGACGGAGCACGGCAGCTCTGATAAACTGCGCTGCACTTTCTTTGTGGGGCAGGCTTTTGGCGTGGCACCGACGATGCTGAAAGTCAGAAGTGTCACGGCCACGTCAGCAGAGGTCACGTGGCTTCCCTGCAACAGCAACTACAGCCATGGGGTGTACCTCAACGGGCAGGAGTGCGATGTGACCAAGCCGGGCGTGTACTGGTACACCTTCCGCAAcctgcagcccagcacccaGTATGTGGCCAAGCTGGAGGCCCGGCCCATGAAAACTCCTTGGGAGGAGGTGccccaggggcaggagcaggactcAGCTGTGATACACTTCACTACCCCTCTAGCAG GCACACCTGATGCTCCTTTGGATGTCCAGGTAGAAGCTGGTCCCTCTCCAGGTATCCTGGTTATCAGCTGGTTACCTGTCACCATTGACGCCGAGGGCTCTTCCAACGGGGTCCGGGTCACTGGATATGCCGTGTACGCGGATGGACAGAAG GTGATAGAAGTTACCTCTCCAACAGCTGGGAGTGTCCTGGTGGACTTGTCCCAGCTTCAGATGTTCCAGGTGTGCCGCGAGGTTTCTGTGAGGACGATGTCTCAGTACGGGGAGTCCGTGGATTCCGTTCCAGCCCAGATTTCCTCGGTCCTGCTGCGATCCTCCCACTGCACTTCCCCTGTCTGCACCACTGTCCCCTCCAGACTGGCCCGGGGGGGCCCCAGGACCTCGCTGCCTGCCCGCAGCCCGCAGCACACACCTGCGCTCCCGCTCCAACAGAAAATTCCTGCTGAGAGCTCAGATGCCAAACGGATCGATCCCTCCTCCAGTCCCGTCGGCTCAGCATGGCCCCTGCCAGAGAAAGCCTCTTCCCCACCacacctcccctcccccagtgcTTCCTTGGTGCAGGCTCCAGGCACTTCCCCACAGGGCTCGGACACTGGGGGAGACAAGAAATGCCTGAGTGTGCCTCCCCAGCAGGCTGGCACAGtgctcccagggcagggcacGGAGCCTGGCCCTTCCCAGGAACCGGGATTGCCACAGCCGGGTGAAGGGACAGAGGTGCAG ctggagCAATCCGCAACCAAAGCGCCGGAGCTGGGAAGCCCAACCGACAGCAGGGGGAAGCTCCAAACAGAAACCTGCCATATGTGCTCTGTGGAGGAGGCACCCAAAGGTCCCAGTGCTgacagggagagagaggcagagaagcaCCTGAGCCCAGAGCCTCCGTCCTcccccagccaggctgaggggacacaggaCCCCTTCCAAGATGGAAACACGAGTGGGACCAGCTGCCAGGAGTTCCTGAGGTTGTCTCCTGGCAAGGAGGTGATGAAAGAAATGTCCAGAGTGAAAAGAGAG caagaagaaaaactgtcGGAAATGGGCCGCAGACAGTTGACCCTTTTCTCTGAGCACAACCGGAGTTCTGACCTTTCAGATATtttggaagaggaggaagaagaggagctgTCTTCAGAAGctctggaagagaagaaatgggACCAGAGAGAGCCGTGTTCCCAGGAGAACGGGGAAAAG ATGGATCTTTGTGATACTGACAGCGATGAGGAGATTCTGGAGAGGATCCTGGAGCTCCCGCTTCAGAATAACCACAGCAAGAAGTTGTTCAGCATCCCTGAAGTGactgaggatgaggatgaagacGAGGATGttacagaagaaaagacagaccctCAAGACTCGCTGGAAACACAAACCTACCATTCAGGAAGAACAGAGAAACCACCCAACAGCAAGGAGCCATTTCTAAAGGAAGATGGGAATAACACCTCCATGGATGTGTCTGCTCAGACTCCACAGGAGGAGCACGGTGCtaaggagagcagagcagatgctGACCGTGCAAATCCTGCCTTTGGCCAGCTGGCCTGGAGTCAAAAGAAGGCACACTGGAACTGGGGCTATCAGGAAAACGACCCAAAGTGTGGGAGTGGCACAAGTCCTTCTTGGAGCaagaagaagggaaataatTATCGAGAGAAGACCCGGAGTCGGCCTGAGATAAGTAGGAAGAGACAGAGTGatccagcagagcactgcagtcGTCTGCTGGGCAACTGCAGCCAGATGGGGAGCGGGTTATACAGAGCTCCCAGTCTCAGGGAGGAGCTGAATGTTGTCAGCAGTGCcggtgggaaggaggggttGGATTTGTACAGCCGGGCCAGACAAGGCACCTTAcggaaaaaagccccaagagcagtgggagcaggggggGCAGAACCTGCTGTGATGGCAAtgcactgccccagccccaggagcctgGAAATAGACATCGAGTATGACTCTGAAGATGATCAGGATTCAACCTGTGCATCCTCCCCGGAGAGCAGGCTGTGGCCAGAGaggtcccagagctgccagggggACTGGAGTGATTGCTCCAGTCAGTCTGAGGTTGCCCACCCAGGTGGCAGAAGGGAGCTGACCAGGCTGGAGATGATGGAAGAGCAGGGTATGGAGTGGGCTGGGTCTCCGAGCCAGCACCTGAGATTCTTCTGCCGGGAGAAGGAAGCCCTGAGGtgtgagagcagctctgaggagcagggctgggagctggactgTAAGTCACCTGGCTGGAGAAGGAGGCTCGAACATTCTTCGAAGGGGATACGTAGCACCTCCTTGCACAAAAGG GCATCCAGTCATAAAGATTCCAGGGGCCCGGAGCCGCCCTGCACGGCATGGCAGGCTCCTAGCAGGAGGCGGAGCAAGAGTGTAAGAAGAAGCCAAATGCAGAAACCTTTGCTCTCTAGTCCAG GCCCTCCAAGGAGCACCGCTCCCGAGAGCTCTGGCAAAGATGATGGCATTCGGATCTTTGTGGCTCTCTTTGACTACGATCCTGTTTCCATGTCCCCTAACCCTGATGCAGCAGAAGAGGAGCTCCCATTTAAGGAGGGGCAGATCCTGAAA GTTTGTGGAGACAAGGATGCTGATGGCTTTTACAGGGGGGAATGTGCTGGAAGGGAGGGATACATTCCATGCAACATGGTGTCAGAAGTCCCTGTGGAGAGCAGTGAgctcaagcagcagctcctaaAGCAGGGGTTCCTGCCTGCAGACACGGAGAGCCCAG GAAATGGCACATTTTCTCCACCTCCACGCCGCCAAACCGTCCCTCCTCCAAAACCCAGACGCTCCAAGAAAG GACCTTCAGACGTTTGTCTCTGTACGACTGCTAGGAAGTGGAAAGAGagcccatccctgtgctggtgTTAA